In Excalfactoria chinensis isolate bCotChi1 chromosome 20, bCotChi1.hap2, whole genome shotgun sequence, a genomic segment contains:
- the CAMK2N1 gene encoding calcium/calmodulin-dependent protein kinase II inhibitor 1 has product MAEGPPYGGGQLAGGAAGGELPFPVPLRHGPDALLAAGQGKRPPKLGQIGRSKRVVIEDDRIDDVLQNLSEKAPPGV; this is encoded by the exons ATGGCGGAGGGGCCGCCGTACGGCGGGGGGCAGCTGGCGGGGGGCGCGGCGGGGGGCGAGCTGCCCTTCCCCGTGCCCCTCCGTCACGGCCCCGACGCGCTGCTGGCGGCCGGGCAAGGCAAGCGGCCCCCCAAGCTGGGGCAGATCGGGCGCAGCAAGAGAG TGGTTATCGAAGACGATAGGATCGACGACGTGCTACAAAACCTCTCCGAAAAGGCTCCCCCCGGCGTCTAA